From one Caldithrix abyssi DSM 13497 genomic stretch:
- a CDS encoding aminopeptidase produces the protein MNDLIKAAHTALKTCLGLTPEEKLLIVCDTEKENIGKAFFTAGNEITEKTLLVQIPVADVNGQEPPKEVADLMRQHQVVVCPTYRSLTHTDAKRNACKAGARVATMPNISESTMMRTLNADYQLIARRTKRLAALLDEAKTVHLSSPLGTDLFMPIEGIKAIASSGLLLEKGQGGNLPSGEAFLMPQEGKSEGVLVVDASVAGIGMLRTPLKITIKNGFAVKMEGGKEADQLFAMLSRFGKDGMNVAEFGIGTNHAAQIIGNILEDEKVMGTAHVAFGNNISMGGTFAVGIHVDAVLTKPSIYLDGHPLMLEGKLVLDID, from the coding sequence ATGAATGATTTGATTAAAGCCGCTCACACCGCACTTAAAACCTGTCTTGGTTTAACTCCCGAGGAAAAATTGCTGATTGTTTGCGATACAGAAAAAGAGAACATTGGTAAGGCCTTTTTTACGGCAGGAAACGAGATTACGGAAAAAACGTTATTAGTCCAGATTCCTGTTGCAGACGTCAACGGACAGGAACCGCCCAAAGAAGTAGCCGATCTGATGCGCCAGCACCAGGTGGTGGTCTGTCCCACTTATCGCTCGCTTACGCATACAGACGCCAAACGCAATGCCTGCAAGGCCGGCGCCCGCGTGGCCACCATGCCCAATATCAGCGAAAGCACCATGATGCGAACGCTAAACGCCGATTATCAGCTTATTGCCCGCAGGACCAAAAGGCTGGCCGCCTTGCTGGACGAGGCCAAAACGGTTCATTTAAGTTCGCCTCTGGGCACCGACCTTTTTATGCCCATCGAAGGCATTAAAGCCATCGCCTCAAGCGGACTGTTGCTGGAAAAAGGTCAGGGCGGCAACTTGCCAAGCGGCGAGGCCTTTTTAATGCCCCAGGAAGGAAAAAGCGAGGGCGTGCTGGTGGTGGATGCTTCTGTGGCTGGCATCGGAATGTTAAGAACGCCTCTTAAAATTACCATTAAAAATGGTTTCGCCGTTAAAATGGAGGGCGGCAAAGAAGCAGATCAACTCTTTGCCATGCTCAGCCGTTTTGGTAAAGACGGTATGAACGTGGCGGAATTTGGAATTGGCACCAATCATGCCGCGCAAATCATCGGGAATATCTTAGAAGACGAGAAGGTAATGGGCACGGCGCATGTCGCTTTTGGCAACAACATCAGTATGGGCGGCACCTTTGCCGTGGGTATCCATGTTGACGCGGTTTTAACCAAACCGTCCATCTACCTCGACGGCCATCCTTTGATGTTAGAGGGAAAACTGGTGCTTGACATTGATTAA